One segment of Mycolicibacterium baixiangningiae DNA contains the following:
- a CDS encoding glycosyl hydrolase family 28-related protein, whose translation MANARDFGVMPGETDQSIHLQDAIDFTRAHGLTLFLPAGSYVADNLVLRDQTRLVGAGPESTVIRAVPGSGNGALLTIDSGRVRNVLVEGIGFHAADSNERHGIHVQARRADSDDASGLWHSDFRSIRVWGFGGAQLWLQGGGNDSRDPVQFLTFTNVVLERPHDSKRSTSLLMSGQVNQTVWLNGRIDGFGSEGPHPGTNAKICRQLDHYDPSADGFSRYLSDKSGHTHLFAGVSFQQAQLGVYVDGAESITFDTCHFEGLDSGLLFVNAGRNRVARSHFANAAQGDGEAFSIRAASGSEISGSGNVFIGRFGVAAAADDSGATVSLTNTMSSGELTTRNLTTLIDPADEINVGAATTVALKASPTPVRVVTANRFPGETIVFKASGGSVFFDSGGNIDFEATASPIEVTTGGTLTLVRFDSGPDWCIQAVHGAR comes from the coding sequence ATGGCCAATGCACGAGACTTCGGCGTCATGCCCGGTGAGACGGATCAATCGATCCATCTTCAGGATGCAATCGACTTCACCAGAGCCCATGGGCTGACGCTGTTTCTCCCCGCCGGATCGTACGTGGCGGATAACCTGGTACTCCGGGATCAGACCAGACTGGTTGGCGCCGGCCCGGAGAGCACGGTGATTCGTGCGGTGCCAGGTTCCGGCAACGGCGCGCTACTGACCATCGACTCCGGTCGTGTCCGCAACGTGCTCGTGGAAGGCATCGGTTTTCACGCTGCCGACAGCAATGAACGACATGGGATTCACGTACAGGCCCGCCGAGCCGACAGTGACGACGCCTCCGGACTTTGGCACTCGGACTTCAGGAGCATTCGTGTGTGGGGCTTCGGAGGTGCGCAACTGTGGCTCCAAGGCGGTGGCAACGACTCGCGAGATCCGGTGCAGTTCCTGACGTTCACCAACGTGGTGCTGGAGCGTCCGCACGACTCCAAACGTTCGACGAGCCTTTTGATGTCTGGCCAGGTGAATCAGACGGTGTGGCTCAATGGCAGGATCGACGGATTCGGATCGGAGGGCCCGCATCCCGGCACGAACGCAAAAATCTGCAGGCAACTCGATCACTACGATCCGTCGGCCGACGGCTTCTCCCGATATCTGTCCGATAAGTCGGGGCACACCCACCTGTTCGCGGGCGTGTCATTCCAGCAGGCGCAGCTAGGTGTCTATGTCGATGGCGCGGAATCGATCACATTCGACACGTGCCATTTCGAAGGGCTGGATAGCGGCTTGCTGTTCGTGAATGCGGGGCGCAACCGAGTCGCTCGCAGCCATTTTGCCAATGCGGCACAGGGAGACGGTGAGGCATTCTCGATACGGGCCGCGAGCGGTTCGGAGATTTCCGGTTCCGGGAATGTATTCATTGGCCGATTCGGTGTCGCGGCGGCTGCGGACGACAGCGGAGCCACTGTGTCATTGACCAATACGATGAGCAGTGGCGAGTTGACGACGCGGAATCTCACCACACTCATTGACCCTGCTGACGAGATCAACGTCGGAGCGGCGACCACGGTTGCGCTTAAGGCATCACCGACACCTGTACGGGTCGTGACTGCCAACCGATTCCCGGGCGAAACCATTGTGTTCAAAGCCTCGGGAGGCTCAGTATTTTTCGACTCCGGCGGGAACATCGATTTCGAGGCGACGGCCTCGCCGATCGAGGTGACGACAGGAGGAACCCTCACTCTGGTGCGGTTCGACAGTGGGCCAGATTGGTGTATTCAGGCGGTGCACGGTGCGCGCTGA
- a CDS encoding SGNH/GDSL hydrolase family protein yields MRAVRWNRGSALLVASLALMLVCTALVAYLFGSPETTALSPQKAEVTLAPGEPLHVTFVGDSLDRGLYASSQENGFHQLMVEDWRADGPVADNSLNSNGGTVQLALQSPGMPRDQDLYVIELGTNDAVRVTHRIFRQDYAELLDRIRSAAPHAALLCMGAWRPRDVSARFDTIIKDLCEARGGVFRSISDIAEIAENTGPAGVAAFDGLSDSFHPNDRGHAAISQRMLDAVAVKRDG; encoded by the coding sequence ATGAGAGCTGTTCGCTGGAACCGCGGTTCAGCCCTCCTGGTCGCCAGCTTGGCGCTGATGCTGGTGTGCACTGCCCTCGTCGCCTACCTATTCGGGTCTCCGGAAACGACGGCGTTGAGTCCCCAGAAAGCTGAAGTCACGCTGGCACCGGGTGAACCGCTGCATGTAACTTTCGTCGGAGATTCCCTGGATCGCGGCCTCTATGCGAGCTCGCAGGAGAACGGGTTTCACCAACTGATGGTGGAGGATTGGCGGGCCGATGGACCCGTGGCTGACAACTCGCTCAATTCGAATGGTGGCACCGTCCAACTCGCCCTCCAGAGTCCCGGCATGCCACGTGATCAGGATCTCTATGTTATCGAGCTGGGCACCAATGACGCCGTGCGGGTGACTCACAGGATCTTTCGGCAGGACTACGCCGAGCTGCTCGACCGGATTAGAAGTGCCGCGCCTCACGCGGCGTTACTGTGTATGGGAGCTTGGCGCCCCAGGGATGTCAGCGCCAGGTTCGACACCATCATCAAGGACTTGTGTGAAGCCCGTGGGGGTGTGTTCCGCAGTATCAGTGACATCGCGGAGATTGCGGAAAACACGGGCCCCGCGGGCGTCGCCGCCTTCGACGGGCTGTCCGACTCTTTTCATCCCAACGACCGAGGACATGCCGCTATTTCTCAGCGCATGCTCGACGCGGTCGCAGTGAAACGGGATGGATGA
- a CDS encoding acyltransferase translates to MRLVDHVIMQSGRNYAVDTEIPRSFLYAQYVARASQLLRGLLTLRRRVFRGPSVHIMCKRNLVAGHFSTLGAGSIVDASGVRGVHLGRGAKIGRRSIVTTTSQLSKRGVGLTIGDYSGIGDYAHIGCSGGVTIGRDVIVGPYVTFHSQEHITNSLDQTIRSQGTFESEVIVENDVWIGARVTLLAGSHVRSGSVIAAGSVVRGEFPPNCIIGGVPAKVLKERMRP, encoded by the coding sequence ATGAGGCTGGTCGATCACGTGATCATGCAGTCCGGCAGGAACTATGCCGTCGACACCGAGATTCCGAGGAGTTTTCTATACGCCCAGTACGTCGCGCGAGCGTCGCAATTGCTACGTGGACTCCTAACACTCCGCAGAAGAGTGTTCCGCGGTCCATCTGTCCACATTATGTGTAAGCGCAATCTCGTCGCCGGACACTTCTCCACGCTCGGGGCCGGATCGATTGTGGACGCCAGCGGTGTCAGAGGCGTCCACCTCGGACGAGGTGCCAAGATTGGTAGAAGATCGATCGTCACGACGACGAGTCAGCTCTCCAAACGCGGTGTCGGCCTGACCATTGGCGACTACAGCGGGATCGGCGACTACGCGCATATAGGATGCAGCGGCGGAGTGACGATCGGACGCGACGTGATCGTAGGTCCCTACGTCACCTTCCACTCGCAGGAACACATCACCAACTCTCTGGACCAGACCATCCGCAGTCAGGGCACCTTTGAGTCGGAAGTCATTGTGGAGAACGATGTTTGGATAGGTGCCCGCGTCACGCTTTTAGCGGGGTCGCATGTGCGCAGCGGCTCCGTAATAGCAGCGGGAAGCGTAGTAAGGGGGGAGTTCCCGCCGAACTGCATCATTGGAGGAGTCCCGGCCAAAGTCCTAAAGGAGCGGATGCGCCCATGA
- a CDS encoding polysaccharide biosynthesis protein, with product MAQQPAKYRAGRLSPVVYAGVVLLTGCLAVAQYYFLPNNLGAAEFGLVVLGLSVVQGALQFSDLGSLNASLRSDLPGHLRESLRHNAVAISSVMCSMGVIVSIAAGMAGSSFGYVAAAAFACAVVVVGDKAHASAAVQNGDEKAATRFNAVWQNSPKLGSIAGSFAHSALAAMLGAILTSLLSSRPSLPRKVSWTFVRSNYALWLPGFGVALSAFLLTWTDTYILSLMAGVAEAGQYQAVLRPLTGVTYVYLPILALIQAAHNVSARRRVKRLTITSVGVGIAGSAGIAVLLIVLGEAVWPNFEFDSTVVTFAAVASSGMCAASVIGMQLILRGHHLAASVNSTIGALILVVVSVHSVGTMGALGAALASASAWLSVTLLHVGFLVWSRISSCGE from the coding sequence GTGGCACAGCAACCGGCAAAGTACCGTGCGGGCAGGCTCTCACCGGTTGTGTACGCGGGTGTGGTGCTGCTTACCGGATGCCTTGCCGTCGCCCAGTATTATTTTCTCCCGAACAACCTAGGAGCCGCAGAGTTCGGACTGGTAGTTCTAGGGCTGTCGGTAGTCCAAGGAGCCCTGCAGTTTTCAGACCTGGGGTCGCTGAATGCGTCGCTGCGCTCGGACCTTCCGGGGCATCTGCGCGAATCTCTCCGACACAACGCCGTGGCGATTAGTTCGGTCATGTGCTCGATGGGCGTCATCGTGTCGATAGCCGCGGGGATGGCGGGCTCGTCCTTCGGATACGTTGCAGCAGCAGCATTCGCCTGCGCGGTGGTGGTCGTCGGCGATAAGGCGCATGCATCGGCAGCGGTACAGAACGGCGATGAGAAGGCTGCCACCCGTTTCAATGCCGTCTGGCAGAACTCTCCCAAACTGGGCTCGATTGCCGGTAGCTTCGCCCATTCCGCGCTCGCGGCAATGCTTGGGGCGATCCTGACTTCGCTCCTGTCAAGTAGGCCGAGCCTTCCGCGAAAGGTCAGCTGGACGTTCGTACGAAGCAACTACGCGCTCTGGCTGCCAGGGTTCGGGGTTGCGTTGAGTGCATTTCTATTGACATGGACCGACACCTACATCTTGTCATTGATGGCCGGAGTTGCTGAAGCTGGCCAGTACCAGGCGGTGTTGCGCCCGCTGACGGGAGTGACGTACGTATACCTTCCGATCCTTGCGTTGATACAAGCTGCGCACAACGTGTCTGCTCGGCGACGGGTAAAACGACTGACGATCACCAGCGTAGGAGTGGGGATTGCAGGTAGCGCAGGTATCGCGGTGCTGCTGATCGTGCTGGGTGAAGCGGTTTGGCCGAATTTCGAGTTTGACTCGACTGTAGTGACTTTCGCTGCGGTGGCTAGTTCGGGCATGTGCGCCGCATCTGTAATCGGTATGCAACTGATCCTGCGCGGACATCACCTCGCTGCATCGGTCAATTCGACCATCGGCGCACTCATTCTCGTCGTGGTATCGGTTCACTCGGTCGGCACGATGGGCGCACTTGGAGCTGCGCTGGCATCGGCATCCGCATGGCTGTCGGTGACGTTGCTTCACGTTGGATTCCTTGTCTGGTCGCGAATTTCAAGCTGTGGGGAGTAA
- a CDS encoding glycosyltransferase: MTQKMNPLTIAMVTYNSRSHIADCVKWFVDRPADVTLRIRDNGSTDETPQVLRKLAADGYVDDVIMSDNKGGFAVAANDVISRSGNDDILLLNPDARTDLEAIAMMRRAVSGDPVLGMVAPLVTGGEEISVMSAGRQPRLWPMFTHYSGLSRAFPGVRALRGRHLFLSHHSSEDQLVEWTSGCCLYIPRSTIERVGVLSERWFLYGEDIEYCQRVLDAGLNIKVLAAAHAYHEVGRSSSPPVEEIDEPSANSVQNLTNRGAQPAQGADGSPLDVSTMWGRNLYDYYLRQFQPTSVNRLAWRITFTLGNASRAFLRLARDRHDRRAKHLMKNALAVWR, translated from the coding sequence ATGACGCAGAAAATGAATCCGCTCACGATCGCCATGGTGACTTATAACTCGCGCAGCCACATCGCTGACTGCGTGAAGTGGTTCGTTGACCGCCCGGCAGATGTCACGCTCCGGATCAGGGACAACGGGTCCACTGATGAGACACCTCAAGTCCTCCGGAAGCTGGCAGCCGACGGCTATGTCGATGACGTGATCATGTCCGACAACAAGGGGGGCTTCGCGGTCGCCGCGAACGACGTCATCTCGCGATCGGGGAATGACGACATTCTGTTGCTTAATCCGGATGCCAGAACCGATCTGGAGGCCATCGCGATGATGCGGCGGGCCGTCAGCGGGGATCCGGTGCTGGGGATGGTCGCTCCATTAGTGACTGGCGGCGAAGAAATCAGCGTGATGTCGGCCGGCCGTCAACCACGGTTGTGGCCCATGTTCACCCACTACTCCGGGTTGAGTCGGGCGTTCCCGGGAGTGCGCGCGTTACGCGGACGCCACCTCTTCCTGAGCCATCACTCGAGCGAGGACCAATTGGTGGAGTGGACGTCGGGATGTTGCTTGTACATTCCCCGCTCGACGATCGAGCGGGTTGGCGTTCTGAGTGAGAGGTGGTTCCTATACGGCGAGGACATCGAGTACTGCCAACGTGTACTCGATGCGGGCCTAAACATCAAGGTGTTGGCGGCAGCACACGCGTATCACGAGGTGGGCCGGTCTTCATCGCCACCGGTCGAAGAGATCGACGAACCGTCTGCAAATTCGGTGCAAAACCTGACTAATCGAGGCGCGCAGCCGGCACAAGGTGCTGATGGTTCACCGCTCGACGTAAGCACGATGTGGGGCAGAAACCTGTACGACTACTACCTGCGGCAGTTTCAGCCGACGTCGGTCAACCGGTTGGCATGGCGGATAACGTTTACCTTAGGAAATGCGTCTCGTGCCTTCTTGCGACTCGCCAGAGATCGGCACGACCGCAGGGCGAAACACCTGATGAAAAATGCGCTTGCCGTCTGGCGCTGA